The Microlunatus antarcticus genome window below encodes:
- a CDS encoding YveK family protein translates to MRFQDILLAVWRRWYLAVATIVLAVAGTLLTVSLVGPTYEAQGAVLLIPPGTTLDQRPGAAAASGNPYLELGSLSQARDIVIRAVSAKSTYLEICQSVGDARYESMRRDLCRPHPSISFEVTEDFESTAPVILVTAEAGSAENAVTTLTTVMGRVPTSLSELQGGLNLRARAAITSTPIVTDTLPDVQHKDQIRAGVLVGGGVLALGALVIGLVDGLFPRRRRPAPDDLDPDDAVEADASTPEADEVTDAPSSAEPSTPVTRRPGQRPSGPARPAKPTKRPPPVPDWGTPTDQELAGVGGDSATPRWE, encoded by the coding sequence TTGAGGTTCCAAGACATCCTGCTGGCGGTATGGCGCCGGTGGTACCTCGCTGTGGCCACCATCGTGCTCGCCGTCGCGGGGACCCTGCTCACGGTGAGCCTGGTGGGTCCGACGTACGAGGCCCAGGGAGCGGTCCTCCTCATTCCCCCCGGGACGACGCTCGACCAGCGTCCCGGTGCCGCTGCGGCATCCGGCAACCCCTATCTGGAGCTGGGCTCCCTCAGCCAGGCGCGTGACATCGTCATCCGCGCGGTCAGCGCCAAGTCGACCTACCTCGAGATCTGCCAGAGCGTCGGTGACGCCCGTTACGAGTCGATGCGTCGCGACCTGTGCCGCCCTCATCCCAGCATCAGCTTCGAGGTCACCGAGGACTTCGAGAGCACGGCTCCGGTCATCCTGGTGACCGCGGAAGCCGGGTCGGCCGAGAACGCCGTGACGACCCTGACGACGGTGATGGGACGGGTGCCGACCTCCCTGAGCGAGCTGCAGGGCGGGCTGAACCTCCGAGCCAGGGCAGCCATCACCTCCACCCCGATCGTCACCGACACCCTCCCCGACGTGCAGCACAAGGACCAGATCCGGGCCGGGGTCCTGGTGGGTGGCGGCGTGCTGGCTCTGGGCGCACTGGTGATCGGGCTGGTCGACGGGCTGTTCCCGCGGCGGCGTCGCCCGGCCCCGGACGACCTCGACCCCGACGACGCGGTCGAGGCGGATGCGTCCACGCCCGAGGCCGACGAGGTCACCGACGCCCCGTCCAGCGCTGAGCCGTCGACCCCTGTCACCCGCAGGCCGGGTCAGCGACCCTCCGGACCTGCCCGCCCGGCGAAGCCGACCAAACGGCCTCCTCCTGTCCCGGACTGGGGCACCCCCACCGACCAGGAGCTGGCGGGCGTGGGCGGGGACTCGGCCACCCCCCGCTGGGAGTGA
- a CDS encoding NeuD/PglB/VioB family sugar acetyltransferase, translating to MSVPLILVAASGLAREVLAALAEAPSGFEVRGLLDDAPNLAGTTVGGAPVLGTVEAAAEHPDARFLVCAGRGASRAAIVDRLAALGIDGDRFATFVHPRASVPRTCRIGCGSVLLAGTVLTTDVGVGRHVVVMPNVTLTHDDKVGDFATLCAGVSLGGHVVVEPYAYLGMSSSVREHTTVGARSVLGMGAVLLSDLPADQTWTGVPARPRQRTTPDTTTPDTTTSIGSSS from the coding sequence GTGAGCGTGCCGCTGATCCTCGTGGCGGCGAGCGGGCTCGCCCGCGAGGTGCTCGCCGCCCTCGCGGAGGCGCCCTCCGGCTTCGAGGTCCGCGGGCTGCTCGACGACGCCCCGAACCTGGCCGGCACCACCGTCGGTGGCGCACCCGTGCTGGGCACGGTCGAGGCCGCCGCTGAGCACCCGGACGCGAGGTTCCTGGTCTGCGCGGGCCGCGGTGCGAGCCGCGCCGCGATCGTCGACCGGCTCGCCGCGCTGGGCATCGACGGCGACCGGTTCGCGACGTTCGTGCACCCGCGGGCGTCGGTGCCGCGGACCTGCCGGATCGGCTGCGGGAGCGTGCTCCTCGCCGGTACCGTCCTGACGACGGACGTGGGGGTCGGGAGGCATGTCGTGGTGATGCCGAACGTCACCCTCACCCACGACGACAAGGTCGGCGACTTCGCCACGCTCTGCGCCGGCGTCAGCCTCGGTGGGCACGTGGTCGTGGAGCCGTACGCGTACCTCGGGATGAGCAGCAGCGTCCGGGAGCACACCACGGTCGGGGCCCGCTCCGTGCTCGGCATGGGCGCGGTGCTCCTGTCCGACCTCCCGGCCGACCAGACCTGGACCGGCGTCCCGGCCCGACCCCGCCAGAGAACGACCCCTGACACCACGACCCCAGACACCACCACCTCGATCGGGAGCAGCTCGTGA
- a CDS encoding glycosyltransferase family protein has product MSAPIPLDRTNGLDQEDPVRAEARARLSRNFTEFSRLRDRADHDVRAGRPDRAAAWVQTAADYAWLNPGGQFADADLESMLLPLAAAVPEPDGRRPTTTAGRVLHIVTQAYQTGGSTQFVASWADQDLSREHHVCLTRQGPVPLPPKLLARAESQLTLSRADEVRGLLRRAGEVRALARGSDLVLVHAHPYDVVPGLAFAGVPDLPPIVYVNHADHVFWLGTQITSLLLNMRRSGSELAVRRRGIDPERSAILARPLNPRGRTMSRAAAKERLGLDPQQVVVVTAADPSKYRPVSGPSLLDLVLPAIASRADAVLLAAGPEPEGEWATAQASTGGRVRALGLLDDPGLVQQAADVYLDSFPFSSLTSLLEVGSLGTPVVTYAGHPDGCDVFGADTPVVEDHMHRPTTPEDLTSTLEALLESAALRDSSGAAVEASILSSHTGPGWRAALDLLVERAESAASPPRVGRTDRREEEVDLLLLAVMERTAWSRGPGEVVRSNLSAFPTSTRLRLTAELVRSGTTVSAKDLLPDHVRPGLARARSTARRLRRR; this is encoded by the coding sequence GTGAGCGCACCGATCCCGCTCGACCGTACGAACGGCCTTGATCAGGAGGACCCCGTCCGTGCCGAGGCCCGAGCGCGTCTGAGCAGGAACTTCACCGAGTTCAGCCGCCTGCGGGACCGCGCCGACCACGACGTCCGGGCCGGACGGCCGGACCGGGCCGCCGCCTGGGTGCAGACCGCGGCCGACTACGCCTGGCTCAACCCCGGGGGGCAGTTCGCGGACGCCGATCTCGAGAGCATGCTCCTGCCACTCGCCGCAGCGGTACCGGAACCGGACGGCCGACGGCCCACAACCACGGCGGGCCGGGTGCTGCACATCGTCACCCAGGCCTACCAGACCGGGGGGTCGACCCAGTTCGTCGCCTCCTGGGCCGACCAGGACCTCAGCCGTGAGCACCACGTGTGCCTGACCCGTCAGGGACCGGTCCCGCTTCCCCCCAAGCTGCTCGCCCGCGCGGAGTCGCAGCTCACCCTGAGCCGGGCCGACGAGGTCCGGGGACTGCTCAGGAGAGCGGGAGAGGTGCGCGCGCTGGCGCGAGGGAGCGATCTCGTCCTCGTGCACGCCCATCCCTACGACGTGGTACCGGGCCTGGCGTTCGCGGGCGTTCCGGACCTGCCTCCGATCGTGTACGTCAACCATGCCGACCACGTCTTCTGGCTCGGGACGCAGATCACCTCCCTCCTCCTCAACATGCGCAGGAGTGGATCCGAGCTCGCCGTCCGTCGACGCGGCATCGACCCGGAACGGTCCGCCATCCTGGCTCGGCCGTTGAACCCACGTGGTCGGACGATGAGTCGTGCCGCGGCGAAGGAGCGCCTGGGCCTCGACCCGCAGCAGGTCGTCGTCGTGACCGCCGCCGACCCGTCCAAGTACCGACCCGTGTCCGGCCCGAGCCTGCTCGACCTCGTCCTGCCGGCGATCGCCTCCCGTGCGGACGCCGTGCTGCTGGCCGCCGGGCCCGAGCCCGAGGGCGAGTGGGCCACGGCCCAGGCGTCCACCGGCGGCCGGGTGCGTGCCCTCGGGCTCCTGGACGACCCGGGCCTGGTCCAGCAAGCGGCCGATGTCTACCTCGACTCGTTCCCCTTCAGCTCCTTGACCTCGTTGCTCGAGGTGGGCAGCCTCGGGACTCCGGTGGTCACCTACGCGGGGCACCCGGACGGGTGCGACGTCTTCGGTGCCGACACCCCGGTCGTCGAGGACCACATGCACCGGCCGACCACCCCGGAGGACCTGACGTCGACGCTGGAGGCCCTCCTGGAGAGCGCGGCCCTGCGCGACAGCTCGGGAGCCGCCGTCGAGGCGAGCATCCTGTCGTCCCACACCGGACCCGGCTGGAGAGCGGCGCTCGACCTTCTGGTCGAGCGTGCGGAGAGTGCGGCCTCACCACCTCGGGTCGGGCGGACGGACCGCCGGGAGGAGGAGGTGGACCTGCTCCTGCTGGCGGTCATGGAACGGACGGCCTGGAGCCGGGGACCTGGAGAGGTGGTCCGGTCCAACCTCTCGGCCTTCCCGACATCCACACGGCTGCGGCTGACCGCGGAGCTCGTCAGGTCCGGCACCACCGTGTCCGCGAAGGATCTGCTGCCGGACCACGTCCGGCCGGGCCTGGCGCGAGCCAGGTCGACCGCCCGACGGCTGAGACGCCGCTGA
- a CDS encoding glycosyltransferase, translated as MTTDRDPDGGISIACVFNDPAVRRECLDRSVEAYAGPLDVDYIPVDNTEHAFSSAGAALNHAARQARHSVVVFVHQDVYLHSVERLAEAARAFDGGDWGVLGANGVTSDGRSVGLMRDRTQLIGMSAPRPVPVQTLDEVLFMIPRDLVLEHPLTEAPDLAWHAYGVEYSLRMASLGRRAGAVDLAITHNSLTVNMARLDEAHHAVGRLHPAQLPIQTTCGVIGGHESRLRARPLVRRHGWRLRWLRHSWLALRARRRLGVPVVLSDMREEVDLLPLHADVPLRLVNIDHGGAFADHNVTPLLFSRHGRPVLMSALPTADAVPGLIAALAADEILLVGGLTLDDLTSLSTVVPGGRSCLLGLHSEEIWLLCGVPLDRLPESWSRPAAVPLGARG; from the coding sequence ATGACCACCGACCGCGATCCCGACGGGGGCATCTCCATCGCCTGCGTCTTCAACGACCCCGCGGTGCGCCGCGAGTGCCTGGACCGGTCGGTGGAGGCCTACGCCGGCCCGCTCGACGTCGACTACATCCCGGTCGACAACACCGAGCACGCGTTCTCCAGCGCCGGAGCGGCGCTCAACCACGCGGCGCGTCAGGCCCGGCACAGCGTGGTCGTCTTCGTCCACCAGGACGTCTACCTGCACTCCGTCGAACGGCTCGCGGAGGCGGCTCGAGCCTTCGACGGCGGGGACTGGGGCGTCCTCGGCGCGAACGGCGTGACGTCGGACGGCCGGAGCGTCGGCCTGATGCGCGACCGGACCCAGCTCATCGGGATGTCCGCGCCCCGGCCGGTGCCGGTGCAGACGCTCGACGAGGTCCTGTTCATGATCCCCCGCGACCTCGTGCTCGAGCACCCTCTGACCGAGGCCCCTGACCTGGCGTGGCACGCGTACGGCGTCGAGTATAGCCTGCGGATGGCGAGCCTGGGCCGGCGGGCGGGAGCCGTCGACCTGGCGATCACGCACAACAGCCTGACGGTCAACATGGCCCGGCTCGACGAGGCGCACCACGCCGTCGGTCGTCTGCACCCCGCCCAGCTGCCCATCCAGACGACCTGCGGGGTCATCGGCGGGCACGAGTCCCGGCTCCGCGCCCGGCCTCTCGTGCGACGGCACGGCTGGCGGTTGCGCTGGTTGCGCCACTCCTGGCTCGCGCTGCGCGCACGTCGCCGTCTGGGCGTCCCGGTGGTGCTCAGCGACATGAGGGAGGAGGTCGACCTGCTCCCGTTGCACGCCGACGTGCCGCTCCGGCTCGTCAACATCGACCACGGTGGAGCCTTCGCCGACCACAACGTCACACCCCTCCTCTTCTCTCGGCACGGTCGGCCGGTCCTGATGAGTGCTCTACCGACAGCCGACGCCGTGCCGGGGCTGATCGCGGCCCTGGCTGCCGACGAGATCCTTCTGGTCGGGGGACTGACGCTCGACGACCTGACGTCGCTGAGCACGGTCGTGCCCGGCGGCAGGTCCTGCCTGCTCGGTCTGCACTCCGAGGAGATCTGGCTCCTCTGCGGTGTTCCGCTGGACCGGCTCCCCGAGTCGTGGTCGAGGCCAGCCGCCGTACCCCTGGGCGCCAGGGGCTGA
- a CDS encoding O-antigen ligase family protein has protein sequence MSQTLGRERSPLALRSRPWFFARWDGVTVLTVYLVLLLGVPSVMVLAPLGSAGSPSTVVAVGLFLLWAWFQLHRSWRRPGADPHVRRATLLWLLVMVAVYAHAMAGPLSPDEVSPADFGMLKLIGFCGVLLVTTDGIHDRARLRVFTSRLVVAIGLVAVLGLVQFLTREMLIDRLHIPGLASIPPTELTMRNGLPRPNGTSTHPIEYGVVLSIGLPLAVVHALWAPNRRWVYRGLLAVIALDVFLSSSRSALVCTVLSLLVLAASWPAALRLKAIVVAAFASVAVYVAVPGSLGATTRLFTGAGNDSSIASRTGSYDLAGAFFSHSPWLGRGFGTFLPKYWIFDNAYLGLLVEGGLLGLVGLVALTLVACRAALTAARALPGELDRQLAYAVLASIVSGAAGLAFFDSFGFPQSAGCFFLVLGLAGALRRLAATSPAAELRGGGA, from the coding sequence GTGTCGCAGACGCTCGGGCGGGAGCGGAGCCCCCTTGCCCTGCGGAGCCGTCCGTGGTTCTTCGCCCGGTGGGACGGTGTGACCGTCCTGACGGTCTACCTCGTGCTGCTGCTCGGGGTCCCGTCGGTCATGGTCCTCGCCCCCCTGGGCAGCGCCGGCTCGCCCTCCACGGTCGTCGCCGTCGGCCTGTTCCTGCTCTGGGCGTGGTTCCAGCTGCACCGGTCCTGGCGACGGCCGGGGGCCGACCCTCACGTGCGTCGGGCGACGCTGCTCTGGTTGCTCGTCATGGTCGCGGTCTACGCGCACGCCATGGCGGGTCCGCTCTCGCCCGACGAGGTCAGCCCGGCCGACTTCGGCATGCTGAAGCTCATCGGCTTCTGCGGCGTCCTGCTCGTGACCACCGACGGCATCCACGACCGTGCTCGGTTGCGGGTCTTCACCTCCCGGCTGGTGGTCGCGATCGGGCTCGTCGCCGTCCTCGGGCTGGTGCAGTTCCTGACCCGCGAGATGCTCATCGACCGGCTGCACATCCCGGGGCTCGCCTCGATCCCGCCCACCGAGCTCACCATGCGCAACGGGCTGCCGCGGCCCAACGGGACGTCGACCCACCCGATCGAGTACGGGGTGGTGCTCTCGATCGGCCTTCCGCTGGCGGTCGTGCACGCGCTCTGGGCGCCGAACCGTCGCTGGGTGTACCGCGGGCTGCTCGCCGTGATCGCGCTGGACGTGTTCCTGTCGAGCTCGCGCTCCGCCCTGGTCTGCACCGTGCTGTCGTTGCTGGTGCTCGCGGCCAGCTGGCCGGCGGCGCTCCGGCTCAAGGCGATCGTCGTGGCGGCCTTCGCCTCGGTCGCCGTCTACGTCGCGGTCCCCGGCTCGCTCGGCGCCACGACCCGCCTCTTCACGGGCGCCGGGAACGACTCCAGCATCGCGTCGCGCACCGGCAGCTACGACCTGGCCGGCGCCTTCTTCAGCCACAGCCCCTGGTTGGGGCGGGGTTTCGGCACGTTCCTGCCCAAGTACTGGATCTTCGACAACGCCTACCTGGGCCTGCTGGTGGAGGGTGGTCTGCTCGGACTCGTCGGGCTGGTGGCCCTCACCCTCGTCGCGTGCAGGGCGGCACTCACGGCGGCACGTGCGCTGCCCGGCGAGCTCGACCGGCAGCTGGCGTACGCCGTTCTCGCCTCCATCGTGAGCGGCGCGGCCGGCCTCGCCTTCTTCGACAGCTTCGGCTTCCCCCAGTCGGCCGGTTGCTTCTTCCTCGTGCTCGGCCTCGCCGGGGCGCTCCGGCGCCTGGCGGCGACCTCCCCGGCTGCGGAGCTCCGGGGCGGTGGAGCATGA
- a CDS encoding DegT/DnrJ/EryC1/StrS family aminotransferase, with protein MNAIPLVDLAAQQAEISDEVMAGLTEVFATTAFIGGKPVAEFELAYAEATNVAHCVGVANGTDALELALRGVGVTAGGEVIIPANTFIATAEAVSRIGAVPVLVDVDDKHLLIDPDLIAAAVTPRTQAIVPVHLFGQVAPVERVLAVAGDIPVVEDAAQSQGATRFGRYAGSLGAAAGTSFYPGKNLGAAGDAGAVTTQDADLAARVRIVASHGSARKYDHEVVGMNSRLDTVQAVVLNAKLKRLAGWNEARRVAAARYSELLADVDGVRAPRSAEGNVDAWHLYVVRVQDRDAVLRSLNEAGIGAGIHYPVPVHLTRAYASLGLGVGSFPVSERAATEILSLPLYPHISSEQQERVVDALRTAVRPAPVQ; from the coding sequence GTGAACGCCATTCCGCTGGTCGACCTCGCCGCACAGCAGGCGGAGATCTCGGACGAGGTGATGGCCGGCCTGACCGAGGTGTTCGCGACCACCGCCTTCATCGGGGGCAAGCCCGTCGCCGAGTTCGAGCTCGCCTACGCCGAGGCGACGAACGTCGCGCACTGCGTGGGCGTCGCCAACGGCACCGACGCGCTGGAGCTCGCTCTGCGCGGCGTCGGCGTCACCGCCGGGGGCGAGGTGATCATCCCCGCGAACACCTTCATCGCGACGGCCGAGGCCGTCTCCCGGATCGGCGCCGTCCCGGTCCTGGTCGACGTCGACGACAAGCACCTGCTGATCGACCCAGACCTGATCGCCGCCGCCGTCACGCCGCGGACCCAGGCCATCGTGCCGGTCCACCTCTTCGGCCAGGTCGCCCCGGTCGAGCGGGTGCTCGCGGTCGCCGGCGACATCCCGGTCGTCGAGGACGCCGCGCAGTCCCAGGGAGCGACCCGCTTCGGCCGGTACGCCGGCAGCCTGGGTGCTGCAGCCGGCACCAGCTTCTACCCGGGCAAGAACCTCGGCGCCGCGGGCGACGCCGGTGCGGTCACGACGCAGGACGCCGATCTCGCCGCCCGCGTGCGGATCGTCGCCAGCCACGGGTCGGCGCGCAAGTACGACCACGAGGTCGTGGGCATGAACTCGCGCCTCGACACCGTGCAGGCCGTCGTGCTCAACGCCAAACTCAAGCGCCTGGCCGGGTGGAACGAGGCCCGACGGGTCGCCGCGGCGCGGTACTCGGAGCTGCTGGCCGACGTCGACGGCGTGCGCGCCCCGCGGTCCGCCGAGGGCAACGTCGACGCCTGGCACCTCTACGTCGTGCGCGTGCAGGACCGCGACGCGGTCCTGCGCAGCCTCAACGAGGCCGGCATCGGTGCGGGCATCCACTACCCCGTCCCGGTGCACCTGACCCGCGCGTACGCGTCCCTCGGTCTGGGCGTCGGTTCCTTCCCCGTGTCGGAGCGGGCCGCGACCGAGATCCTCTCGCTGCCGCTGTACCCGCACATCTCGTCCGAGCAGCAGGAGCGCGTGGTCGACGCGCTGCGCACAGCCGTGCGGCCCGCCCCCGTCCAGTGA
- a CDS encoding glycosyltransferase family 2 protein: protein MSSCAGPAAGEPERVVVVVVLYNSAEHLADFLSSLPAGLAGVDHELVAVDNDSSDGSPDLVEELAPDATVIRTGRNGGYAAGINAGVAAAGPHTAVLLLNSDVRLRPGCVPELLRRMRATHAGIVVPRLTDASGRLIDSMRREPSVAHSFWDAVLSAKVAGRVLELGETVTNPAAYGVEQWVDWAEGSTQLVSRECWDVCGPWDESFFLYCEETDFDLRARDAGLGTLYVPTAEVVHLEGGSSVSVDWLWRLQQVNRVRLFRRRNGRAATLAFWLVTLLREASRAALGRSKNRAAARGLLEPRLLTRSEGAR from the coding sequence ATGAGCTCATGCGCCGGGCCTGCGGCCGGCGAGCCGGAGCGGGTCGTCGTGGTCGTGGTCCTCTACAACAGCGCCGAGCACCTGGCGGACTTCCTGTCGTCCCTGCCTGCGGGTCTGGCCGGGGTCGACCACGAGCTCGTCGCCGTCGACAACGACTCCTCGGACGGCAGCCCTGACCTCGTGGAGGAGCTCGCCCCCGACGCCACCGTGATCCGGACCGGACGCAACGGTGGCTACGCCGCGGGGATCAACGCGGGAGTTGCGGCCGCCGGCCCGCACACGGCGGTGCTGCTGCTCAACTCGGACGTCCGCCTGCGCCCGGGGTGCGTGCCGGAGCTGCTTCGTCGGATGCGGGCGACGCACGCGGGTATCGTGGTCCCGCGCCTGACGGATGCCTCGGGCCGCCTGATCGACTCGATGCGACGCGAGCCGAGCGTGGCGCACTCGTTCTGGGACGCGGTGCTCAGCGCCAAGGTCGCGGGCCGTGTCCTGGAGCTGGGTGAGACGGTCACCAACCCCGCCGCGTACGGCGTCGAGCAGTGGGTGGACTGGGCAGAGGGGTCGACACAGCTCGTCAGCCGCGAGTGCTGGGATGTCTGCGGACCCTGGGACGAGTCCTTCTTCCTCTACTGCGAGGAGACCGACTTCGACCTGCGGGCTCGTGACGCCGGTCTCGGCACCCTCTACGTCCCGACTGCTGAGGTCGTGCACCTCGAGGGCGGGTCCTCGGTCTCCGTGGACTGGCTGTGGCGTCTGCAGCAGGTGAACCGGGTCCGGCTCTTCCGCCGACGCAACGGGAGGGCCGCCACGCTCGCCTTCTGGCTCGTGACGCTGCTCCGGGAGGCCAGCCGAGCCGCACTCGGCCGGAGCAAGAACCGTGCCGCGGCCAGAGGGCTGCTGGAACCACGGCTGCTGACGAGGAGCGAGGGAGCTCGATGA
- a CDS encoding DegT/DnrJ/EryC1/StrS family aminotransferase yields MSRVNVMLPYLGEEEVEAVAEVLRSGWVAQGPRVASFEAAFATAMQAEHAVAVSSCTTGLHLAMVVVGVGPGDEVVVPSFSFIATSNAVRYVGATPVFADVDVTTGNLTPAAVEAALTERTRAVVVVDQGGVPVDLDAIRAVCDPRGVAVVEDAACGAGSTYRGRPVGAGAEISAWSFHPRKILTTGEGGMVTTSRQDWADRVRKLREHAMSVSAADRHASVLAPPETYDEVGYNFRMTDLQAAVGLVQLGRLPEVVARRRELAASYQKFLGEVPGLRTVTDPAWGESNFQSFWVEVGEAYPLGRDGLLEALAHADISARRGIMSTHRQPPYVGVAAPGSLPVTEHLTDTTLILPLFHQMDETQQARVVDVLTEAGRSA; encoded by the coding sequence ATGAGCCGCGTCAACGTGATGCTCCCCTACCTGGGCGAGGAGGAGGTCGAGGCGGTCGCCGAGGTCCTCCGCTCCGGCTGGGTGGCCCAGGGCCCGCGCGTCGCGTCCTTCGAAGCGGCCTTCGCCACCGCGATGCAGGCCGAGCACGCGGTCGCCGTGTCCTCGTGCACCACCGGCCTGCACCTCGCCATGGTCGTGGTCGGGGTCGGTCCGGGCGACGAGGTCGTCGTCCCGTCGTTCTCGTTCATCGCGACCAGCAACGCTGTGCGCTACGTCGGGGCGACCCCGGTCTTCGCCGACGTCGACGTGACGACGGGCAACCTCACGCCGGCGGCGGTCGAGGCTGCACTCACCGAGCGCACCCGGGCGGTCGTCGTCGTGGACCAGGGTGGTGTCCCGGTCGACCTCGACGCCATCCGTGCCGTCTGCGACCCCCGCGGCGTCGCGGTGGTCGAGGACGCCGCGTGCGGTGCCGGCTCCACCTACCGTGGCCGGCCGGTCGGCGCGGGCGCGGAGATCTCGGCGTGGTCCTTCCACCCGCGCAAGATCCTCACCACCGGTGAGGGCGGGATGGTCACGACGTCCCGCCAAGACTGGGCCGACCGGGTCCGCAAGCTCCGCGAGCACGCGATGAGCGTGTCCGCGGCCGACCGGCACGCGTCGGTCCTCGCCCCGCCCGAGACGTACGACGAGGTGGGCTACAACTTCCGGATGACCGACCTCCAGGCTGCGGTCGGGCTGGTCCAGCTGGGCCGGCTGCCCGAGGTCGTGGCCCGTCGCCGCGAGCTCGCGGCGTCGTACCAGAAGTTCCTCGGCGAGGTCCCCGGCCTGCGCACAGTCACCGACCCGGCCTGGGGCGAGAGCAACTTCCAGTCCTTCTGGGTCGAGGTCGGCGAGGCCTACCCGCTCGGCCGCGACGGGCTGCTCGAGGCGCTGGCGCACGCCGACATCTCCGCGCGGCGAGGGATCATGTCGACGCACCGGCAGCCGCCGTACGTCGGCGTGGCCGCGCCCGGCTCGCTGCCGGTGACCGAGCACCTGACCGACACCACGCTGATCCTGCCGCTCTTCCACCAGATGGACGAGACCCAGCAGGCGCGGGTGGTCGACGTGCTGACCGAGGCCGGCCGGTCGGCGTGA
- a CDS encoding oligosaccharide flippase family protein — translation MTTTAPAPSSGGLSSVASRALRWSFLNTVVSKLGTMAVGIVLARLLGPAEFGTFAVATVALTAILSFNELGVSLAIVRWAEDPDRIAPTVATLSVAMSALLTGSMVLLAPWFCAVMGSPSATPVVRLMALSVLLSGLVATPAALMQREFRQRERVVVDQIGIWLGAACSLGLALVGLGAMSLAVGRVVGAGASAIAFGRLCPQGFRLGLRRDALPALLSFGLPLAGTSILVFAVGYVDQLVAGSRLGATALGFYVLAFNLSSWPVFIFSLPLRSVGPALFARLRGDVPATRVEFRRLLGLLASASIPICALLAGAADPIVRLVYGSAWQPAAQALQLLGLGAAARIFGELAYDYLVINGRSRSLLAVQAVWLVVLVPALLVGSRDGLRGVATAQLVVMAVILPLYVALLRLHGLAVGDVLRPVAVPLTVGVVVFFGTGLVAASVPGALSACLVCGGVAAVGALPLLWRHRASLTGLARGGS, via the coding sequence GTGACCACGACAGCGCCGGCGCCGTCCTCGGGCGGCCTCAGCTCGGTCGCCTCGCGTGCGCTGCGCTGGAGCTTTCTCAACACGGTCGTCTCCAAGCTCGGGACGATGGCCGTGGGCATCGTCCTGGCGCGGTTGCTCGGCCCTGCCGAGTTCGGCACGTTCGCCGTGGCGACGGTCGCCCTGACGGCGATCCTGAGCTTCAACGAGCTCGGGGTCAGTCTGGCGATCGTGCGGTGGGCGGAGGACCCCGACCGCATCGCTCCCACGGTCGCCACGCTCTCCGTCGCCATGAGCGCCCTGCTGACCGGCTCCATGGTGCTGCTCGCCCCCTGGTTCTGCGCGGTGATGGGCTCGCCGAGTGCCACACCGGTCGTTCGGCTGATGGCGCTCTCCGTGCTGCTGAGCGGCCTGGTGGCCACCCCGGCAGCGCTGATGCAACGCGAGTTCCGCCAGCGCGAGCGCGTGGTGGTCGACCAGATCGGCATCTGGCTCGGCGCCGCCTGCTCGCTCGGCCTCGCGCTGGTCGGGCTCGGCGCGATGAGCCTCGCGGTCGGCCGCGTGGTCGGAGCCGGGGCGAGCGCGATCGCCTTCGGCCGGCTGTGCCCTCAGGGCTTCCGCCTCGGTCTGCGTCGCGACGCCCTGCCGGCCCTGCTCTCGTTCGGACTGCCCCTGGCCGGCACGAGCATCCTGGTCTTCGCAGTCGGGTACGTCGACCAGCTCGTGGCGGGCAGCAGGCTCGGCGCGACCGCTCTCGGCTTCTACGTCCTGGCCTTCAACCTGTCGAGCTGGCCGGTCTTCATCTTCTCCCTGCCGCTGCGCAGCGTCGGCCCGGCTCTGTTCGCCCGGCTCCGTGGTGACGTCCCCGCGACGCGCGTCGAGTTCCGTCGGCTGCTCGGCCTGCTCGCCTCCGCCAGCATCCCAATCTGCGCGCTGCTCGCGGGAGCGGCAGACCCGATCGTGCGTCTGGTCTACGGCTCGGCCTGGCAGCCCGCCGCCCAGGCCCTGCAGCTGCTCGGGCTCGGAGCCGCGGCTCGCATCTTCGGCGAGCTGGCGTACGACTACCTGGTGATCAACGGACGCTCCCGCTCTCTGCTGGCGGTCCAGGCAGTCTGGCTCGTCGTGCTGGTCCCCGCGCTGCTGGTCGGCAGCCGGGACGGGCTGCGTGGCGTCGCGACCGCCCAGCTGGTCGTGATGGCAGTGATCCTGCCGCTCTACGTCGCCCTGCTGCGCCTGCACGGGCTCGCTGTGGGCGACGTCCTCCGCCCGGTGGCGGTCCCGCTGACCGTCGGCGTGGTCGTCTTCTTCGGCACCGGTCTGGTCGCCGCGTCAGTCCCGGGTGCCTTGTCCGCGTGCCTGGTCTGCGGCGGGGTCGCCGCCGTCGGTGCGCTGCCGCTGCTGTGGCGCCATCGCGCGTCGCTGACCGGCCTGGCCAGAGGCGGCTCGTGA